A stretch of Gossypium hirsutum isolate 1008001.06 chromosome A06, Gossypium_hirsutum_v2.1, whole genome shotgun sequence DNA encodes these proteins:
- the LOC121230306 gene encoding pentatricopeptide repeat-containing protein At1g09900 isoform X2 produces MGCKLGGFQMRRRCKVLAVSKIESAGVNGRLQGYESSQQGGFGNGHVLSSPSSSIIEESGSNNQLRKFVRNGELEEGFRLLEGMVYHGEIPDIIACTSLIRGFCKRGKTRKATRVMEIIEDSGAVPDVITYNVLISGYCRAGEIDNALQVLDRMSVAPDVVTYNTILRSLCDSGKLKQAMEVLDRQLKKECYPDVITYTILIEATCKDSGVAQAMKLLDEMRNRGCKPDVVTYNVLVNGICKEGRLDEAIKFLNSMPSYGCQPNVITHNIILRSMCSTGRWMDAEKLLADMLRKGCSPSVVTFNILINFLCRKGLLGRAIDVLEKMHKHGCTPNSLSYNPLLHGFCKEKKMERAIEYLEIMVSRGCYPDIVTYNTLLTALCRDGKVDVAVEILNQLSTKGCSPVLITYNTVIDGLSKVGKTDQAIKLLDEMRAKGLKPDIITYSSLVGGLSREGKVDDAIKFFHDFERMGVRPNAITYNSIMLGLCKARQTDRAIDFLAYMVMRGCKPTESTYTILIEGIAYEGLAKEALELLNELCYRGVVKKSSAEQVAVKM; encoded by the coding sequence ATGGGGTGCAAACTCGGGGGGTTCCAAATGCGGAGGCGATGTAAGGTACTTGCTGTTTCAAAGATTGAAAGTGCTGGTGTTAATGGTAGGTTGCAAGGTTATGAAAGTTCCCAACAAGGGGGTTTTGGGAATGGTCATGTTTTGTCTAGTCCGTCGAGTTCCATTATTGAGGAATCTGGCAGCAATAATCAACTCCGTAAATTCGTTAGGAATGGTGAACTGGAAGAAGGGTTTAGGCTTCTTGAGGGCATGGTTTATCATGGTGAGATTCCTGATATTATAGCTTGTACGAGTTTGATTCGTGGATTTTGTAAGAGAGGCAAGACGAGGAAAGCTACACGGGTTATGGAGATTATTGAAGATTCAGGGGCTGTTCCTGATGTCATAACCTATAATGTGTTGATTAGCGGGTATTGCAGGGCAGGGGAGATTGATAATGCTTTACAAGTTTTGGATCGGATGAGTGTTGCTCCTGATGTTGTTACGTATAATACAATTTTGCGTAGCTTGTGTGATAGTGGGAAGTTGAAGCAAGCGATGGAAGTTTTGGATCGGCAATTGAAGAAAGAATGTTATCCGGATGTTATTACATATACAATTTTGATTGAAGCAACTTGCAAGGATAGTGGCGTTGCACAAGCTATGAAGCTTTTGGATGAGATGAGGAATCGAGGATGTAAACCAGATGTGGTTACGTATAATGTTCTTGTTAATGGGATTTGTAAGGAAGGGAGATTGGATGAAGCAATCAAGTTTTTGAATAGCATGCCATCTTATGGATGCCAACCGAACGTGATTACTCATAATATTATTTTGCGTAGCATGTGTAGTACCGGCAGGTGGATGGATGCAGAGAAATTGTTAGCTGATATGCTACGTAAGGGCTGTTCCCCTAGTGTTGTCACGTTCAATATACTGATTAATTTCTTATGCCGAAAAGGTTTATTGGGCAGAGCAATTGATGTATTGGAGAAGATGCACAAACACGGGTGTACTCCAAATTCCTTAAGTTATAATCCACTGCTCCATGGGTTCTGCAAAGAAAAGAAGATGGAGAGGGCGATTGAGTATTTGGAGATAATGGTGTCTAGAGGTTGCTACCCTGATATAGTGACCTATAACACTTTGCTTACGGCCTTATGCCGAGATGGGAAGGTTGATGTGGCAGTCGAGATACTCAATCAACTAAGTACCAAGGGTTGCTCGCCTGTTTTAATCACTTACAATACCGTGATTGATGGGCTGTCAAAAGTAGGTAAAACAGATCAAGCTATAAAGCTTTTGGATGAGATGCGTGCCAAGGGTCTAAAGCCTGATATAATTACCTACTCTTCACTTGTTGGAGGACTCAGTCGGGAAGGAAAGGTTGATGATGCGATAAAGTTTTTTCACGACTTTGAGAGAATGGGTGTTAGGCCAAATGCCATAACCTATAATTCCATCATGTTGGGCCTTTGTAAGGCTCGGCAAACTGATCGTGCTATTGACTTTTTGGCTTATATGGTGATGAGGGGATGTAAACCTACTGAATCTACATACACCATTCTTATTGAAGGTATAGCATATGAAGGCTTAGCTAAAGAGGCATTGGAGTTACTAAATGAGTTGTGCTATAGAGGAGTTGTGAAGAAAAGTTCGGCAGAACAGGTAGCTGTCAAGATGTAG
- the LOC107944550 gene encoding uncharacterized protein yields the protein MKKTKDMDQRFEQMQKEMQEQLQAQMQEQLAKIQQEMRDQMLESQRNMLELQNSMISQLTQLFKGGFDKGKGPMVDTRNDNEDSACPTSFAPVNMQTQPPWVSVNVQPLYQTGTSAPVNFPAGSSTNPKDNLANPQVPDFDDAAEVEKEKTELPKQMEDQYKWLVEKFKALESVDNYCGMDARELSLVPDLVLPPKFKIPEFERYNGTSCPEAHITMFCRRMTGHVNNDQLLIHCFQNSLAGAAAKWYNQLSRTQVKSWKDLAQAFMKQYGHITDIAPDRITLQNMEKKPSESFRQYAQRWREVATQVQPLLLEKETTMLFINTLKAHFITHMLGNATKSFADIVMSGEMIENAIRSGKIEVRENTRRSAPKKRENEVGNVSSGYVKLATVNQSRAIVTGQQVSPRREPNMRQNTEKFQFTPIPVTYKELYKSLFDAHVVAPFHLEPLQPPYPKWYDANAQCEYHAGIRDTDRNCTSFKRCVERLIKAGVLKFDDTPGTGNPLPSHTDKGVNAIIENVGRKVKLNIAEVRTPLKLVWNEMQKRGLVPQGLGDKIQDTRNYCEFHHEKDHEI from the coding sequence ATGAAAAAGACAAAGGATATGGATCAGAGGTttgagcaaatgcaaaaggagaTGCAAGAGCAACTGCAGGCTCAGATGCAAGAGCAGCTGGCTAAGATCCAGCAGGAAATGAGAGACCAAATGCTGGAGTCCCAGAGAAACATGCTAGAATTACAAAATAGCATGATAAGCCAGCTGACACAGCTGTTTAAAGGAGGGTTTGACAAAGGAAAAGGCCCTATGGTTGACACGAGAAATGACAATGAGGATTCTGCTTGTCCTACAAGTTTTGCGCCAGTAAACATGCAAACACAACCACCATGGGTGTCTGTTAATGTCCAACCTCTTTACCAAACTGGTACCTCGGCACCAGTAAACTTCCCAGCGGGATCGAGCACCAACCCTAAGGATAATCTAGCAAACCCCCAGGTCCCTGACTTCGACGACGCAGCAGAggtggaaaaagaaaaaacagaacTGCCCAAACAAATGGAGGACCAATATAAATGGTTGGTGGAGAAGTTCAAGGCGTTGGAAAGTGTTGATAATTACTGCGGAATGGATGCCAGAGAGTTGAGTCTAGTCCCAGATTTGGTATTACCTCCCAAGTTCAAAATACCAGAATTTGAAAGATACAACGGAACTAGTTGCCCTGAGGCTCACATCACGATGTTTTGTCGGAGAATGACGGGTCATGTCAATAATGATCAGTTGTTGATTCACTGTTTTCAGAATAGTTTGGCTGGGGCTGcggccaaatggtacaatcagttgagtcgtACCCAAGTTAAGTCATGGAAGGACCTAGCTCAGGCCTTCATGAAGCAGTACGGCCATATAACAGATATAGCACCAGACCGGATCACACTCcaaaatatggagaagaagccAAGCGAAAGCTTCCGGCAGTATGCTCAGAGATGGAGAGAGGTTGCTACACAGGTCCAACCACTGTTGCTAGAAAAAGAAACAACcatgctcttcatcaatacatTGAAGGCGCATTTCATTACTCATATGTTAGGTAACGCAACTAAGAGCTTTGCAGACATAGTAATGTCTggcgaaatgatagaaaatgccataagatCAGGTAAGATAGAAGTCAGGGAGAACACGAGAAGGTCAGCCCcgaagaaaagagagaatgaagTAGGTAATGTGAGCTCAGGCTACGTAAAACTGGCCACTGTTAATCAGTCAAGGGCGATAGTCACAGGCCAGCAGGTCTCACCAAGGCGAGAGCCTAACATGAGACAGAATACAGAGAAGTTTCAATTTACTCCCATACCAGTGACATATAAGGAGTTGTACAAAAGTCTGTTTGATGCACATGTAGTGGCTCCTTTCCACTTAGAGCCGTTGCAGCCCCCATACCCTAAGTGGTACGATGCAAATGCTCAGTGCGAATACCACGCAGGGATACGGGACACTGATAGAAACTGTACCTCATTCAAAAGGTGCGTGGAAAGGCTTATCAAAGCAggtgttttaaaatttgatgatacaCCTGGTACAGGAAATCCGTTGCCCAGTCAtactgataaaggggtaaacgccaTAATTGAGAATGTGGGGAGAAAAGTCAAGCTGAATATCGCGGAGGTGAGAACCCCATTGAAGCTAGTTTGGAATGAAATGCAGAAAAGAGGTTTAGTCCCGCAAGGGTTGGGAGATAAAATCCAAGATACacggaactactgtgagttccatcatgagAAAGATCACGAGATATAG
- the LOC121230306 gene encoding pentatricopeptide repeat-containing protein At1g09900 isoform X1, whose protein sequence is MDMIVYTNHAHEGFCYFHREGLRNSRFLEARVKAKAVAKASMGCKLGGFQMRRRCKVLAVSKIESAGVNGRLQGYESSQQGGFGNGHVLSSPSSSIIEESGSNNQLRKFVRNGELEEGFRLLEGMVYHGEIPDIIACTSLIRGFCKRGKTRKATRVMEIIEDSGAVPDVITYNVLISGYCRAGEIDNALQVLDRMSVAPDVVTYNTILRSLCDSGKLKQAMEVLDRQLKKECYPDVITYTILIEATCKDSGVAQAMKLLDEMRNRGCKPDVVTYNVLVNGICKEGRLDEAIKFLNSMPSYGCQPNVITHNIILRSMCSTGRWMDAEKLLADMLRKGCSPSVVTFNILINFLCRKGLLGRAIDVLEKMHKHGCTPNSLSYNPLLHGFCKEKKMERAIEYLEIMVSRGCYPDIVTYNTLLTALCRDGKVDVAVEILNQLSTKGCSPVLITYNTVIDGLSKVGKTDQAIKLLDEMRAKGLKPDIITYSSLVGGLSREGKVDDAIKFFHDFERMGVRPNAITYNSIMLGLCKARQTDRAIDFLAYMVMRGCKPTESTYTILIEGIAYEGLAKEALELLNELCYRGVVKKSSAEQVAVKM, encoded by the coding sequence ATGGATATGATAGTATATACAAACCATGCCCATGAAGGGTTTTGTTACTTTCACAGGGAGGGTTTAAGAAATAGTCGCTTTTTAGAAGCTAGGGTTAAGGCTAAAGCTGTTGCTAAAGCTTCTATGGGGTGCAAACTCGGGGGGTTCCAAATGCGGAGGCGATGTAAGGTACTTGCTGTTTCAAAGATTGAAAGTGCTGGTGTTAATGGTAGGTTGCAAGGTTATGAAAGTTCCCAACAAGGGGGTTTTGGGAATGGTCATGTTTTGTCTAGTCCGTCGAGTTCCATTATTGAGGAATCTGGCAGCAATAATCAACTCCGTAAATTCGTTAGGAATGGTGAACTGGAAGAAGGGTTTAGGCTTCTTGAGGGCATGGTTTATCATGGTGAGATTCCTGATATTATAGCTTGTACGAGTTTGATTCGTGGATTTTGTAAGAGAGGCAAGACGAGGAAAGCTACACGGGTTATGGAGATTATTGAAGATTCAGGGGCTGTTCCTGATGTCATAACCTATAATGTGTTGATTAGCGGGTATTGCAGGGCAGGGGAGATTGATAATGCTTTACAAGTTTTGGATCGGATGAGTGTTGCTCCTGATGTTGTTACGTATAATACAATTTTGCGTAGCTTGTGTGATAGTGGGAAGTTGAAGCAAGCGATGGAAGTTTTGGATCGGCAATTGAAGAAAGAATGTTATCCGGATGTTATTACATATACAATTTTGATTGAAGCAACTTGCAAGGATAGTGGCGTTGCACAAGCTATGAAGCTTTTGGATGAGATGAGGAATCGAGGATGTAAACCAGATGTGGTTACGTATAATGTTCTTGTTAATGGGATTTGTAAGGAAGGGAGATTGGATGAAGCAATCAAGTTTTTGAATAGCATGCCATCTTATGGATGCCAACCGAACGTGATTACTCATAATATTATTTTGCGTAGCATGTGTAGTACCGGCAGGTGGATGGATGCAGAGAAATTGTTAGCTGATATGCTACGTAAGGGCTGTTCCCCTAGTGTTGTCACGTTCAATATACTGATTAATTTCTTATGCCGAAAAGGTTTATTGGGCAGAGCAATTGATGTATTGGAGAAGATGCACAAACACGGGTGTACTCCAAATTCCTTAAGTTATAATCCACTGCTCCATGGGTTCTGCAAAGAAAAGAAGATGGAGAGGGCGATTGAGTATTTGGAGATAATGGTGTCTAGAGGTTGCTACCCTGATATAGTGACCTATAACACTTTGCTTACGGCCTTATGCCGAGATGGGAAGGTTGATGTGGCAGTCGAGATACTCAATCAACTAAGTACCAAGGGTTGCTCGCCTGTTTTAATCACTTACAATACCGTGATTGATGGGCTGTCAAAAGTAGGTAAAACAGATCAAGCTATAAAGCTTTTGGATGAGATGCGTGCCAAGGGTCTAAAGCCTGATATAATTACCTACTCTTCACTTGTTGGAGGACTCAGTCGGGAAGGAAAGGTTGATGATGCGATAAAGTTTTTTCACGACTTTGAGAGAATGGGTGTTAGGCCAAATGCCATAACCTATAATTCCATCATGTTGGGCCTTTGTAAGGCTCGGCAAACTGATCGTGCTATTGACTTTTTGGCTTATATGGTGATGAGGGGATGTAAACCTACTGAATCTACATACACCATTCTTATTGAAGGTATAGCATATGAAGGCTTAGCTAAAGAGGCATTGGAGTTACTAAATGAGTTGTGCTATAGAGGAGTTGTGAAGAAAAGTTCGGCAGAACAGGTAGCTGTCAAGATGTAG